Proteins from a single region of Chryseobacterium sp. W4I1:
- a CDS encoding alpha/beta fold hydrolase, with translation MLNFERKGNGKETLVLLHGFMENLSIWSDMEPHLSKDFSLLKIDLPGHGQSDILADVHTMELMADEVKKVLDKEKLDKVHLLGHSMGGYTALAFADKYPDTLKSLTLFFSTYFPDDEEKKQQRIKSYRIIQDAFAHYARAGVPNLFNPNERDILEGKVETALETALATNNLGALACVKGMVARTDKKHIMENLEAKILVLAGKHDNAVKTDMVIKHLPDRTNIKSYVLDCGHNGHWEKPGICAEIINTELLHNLPKKIVM, from the coding sequence ATGCTGAATTTTGAAAGAAAAGGAAACGGAAAAGAAACTTTGGTACTACTTCACGGCTTTATGGAAAACCTGTCTATCTGGAGCGACATGGAACCTCATCTTTCTAAAGATTTCTCTCTGTTAAAAATAGATCTTCCCGGTCATGGACAGTCAGATATTCTGGCAGACGTTCATACCATGGAACTGATGGCTGATGAAGTAAAAAAAGTTTTAGATAAGGAAAAACTTGATAAAGTGCACCTGCTTGGACATTCCATGGGCGGCTACACTGCACTGGCCTTTGCTGACAAGTATCCTGACACGCTGAAAAGTCTTACCTTATTCTTCTCAACCTATTTTCCTGATGATGAAGAGAAGAAACAGCAGCGCATTAAAAGCTACAGAATCATACAGGATGCTTTTGCCCATTACGCAAGAGCAGGAGTTCCCAATCTGTTCAACCCTAATGAAAGAGATATCCTGGAAGGAAAAGTAGAGACCGCTCTTGAAACAGCCCTTGCCACCAATAATCTGGGAGCCCTTGCCTGTGTAAAAGGAATGGTGGCAAGAACGGATAAAAAACATATCATGGAAAATCTGGAGGCCAAAATTTTAGTTTTAGCCGGAAAGCATGATAATGCCGTAAAAACAGATATGGTTATCAAACATCTTCCTGACAGAACCAATATAAAATCATATGTTCTTGACTGCGGACACAACGGACACTGGGAGAAACCCGGCATCTGTGCAGAAATTATCAATACAGAGCTTCTTCATAATCTGCCCAAAAAAATAGTTATGTAA
- a CDS encoding patatin-like phospholipase family protein translates to MGLFSFKKKKPPVIGLTLSGGGMRGIAHIAVLKALEEYNLKPHIISGTSAGSIVGAFYSFGKSPDEMMDIVRHTTFFSRSYLKLSKNGIFSSNFILKLLTDYFPENDFKILKIPVYVTATEMTHGIVDFFSEGELFAPLLASSSVPFILPPVRMGEKIYVDGGVLDNLPIEPIIDKCDFLIASHVNSISYDELKKMSLMKEFDRILHLAIAKSVYSKVKSCDIFLDPPKMTKFSLFSKKNLDVMFQEVYEYTCKELEEKGYTKDLITRV, encoded by the coding sequence ATGGGTTTATTCTCTTTCAAAAAAAAGAAACCGCCAGTCATCGGGCTTACACTTTCGGGTGGAGGAATGCGTGGAATTGCACATATTGCAGTACTCAAGGCCCTGGAAGAATATAACCTGAAGCCTCATATCATCTCAGGAACCAGTGCAGGCTCTATTGTAGGAGCTTTCTATTCTTTCGGCAAATCACCGGATGAGATGATGGATATTGTAAGGCATACGACTTTCTTTTCGAGGTCTTATCTGAAACTGTCTAAAAATGGTATTTTCAGCTCAAATTTCATTTTAAAACTATTGACCGATTATTTTCCCGAGAATGATTTTAAGATCTTAAAAATCCCTGTTTATGTTACTGCTACAGAAATGACTCACGGAATTGTGGATTTCTTTTCAGAAGGAGAACTTTTCGCACCCCTTCTGGCCTCATCAAGTGTTCCGTTCATTCTGCCTCCGGTAAGGATGGGTGAAAAAATATATGTAGATGGTGGTGTCCTGGATAATCTTCCTATAGAACCTATTATTGACAAATGTGACTTTTTAATTGCCTCCCACGTCAATTCTATAAGCTATGATGAACTCAAAAAAATGAGTCTGATGAAAGAATTTGACAGGATTCTTCACTTAGCCATTGCCAAATCCGTTTATTCTAAAGTGAAGTCCTGTGATATTTTTTTAGACCCGCCTAAAATGACAAAATTCAGTCTTTTCAGTAAGAAAAACCTTGACGTGATGTTTCAGGAAGTTTATGAATATACATGTAAAGAACTGGAAGAGAAAGGATATA
- a CDS encoding T9SS type A sorting domain-containing protein, with the protein MNYFKFTFLFSLIIYSFLPAQTSPAIQWQKSLGGSQGEHAKSVQQTSDGGYIVAGLSNSTDGDVTGNHGGSDYWIVKLDASGTIQWQKSLGGSSNDNANFIQQTSDGGYIIAGESNSNDGDVTGNHGNFDYWIVKLDASGTLQWQKSLGGSNQDVANCIRQTTDGGYIVAGESYSTNGDVTGNHGISDYWIVKLDASGTMQWQKSLGGTSYEGANSIQQTSDGGYILAGTGSSTNGDISINYGNGDFWIVKLDASGMIQWEKSLMGNLADTAQSIQQTSDGGYIVAGMSNSTNSEIPLMFGTSNYCVAKLDSNGNTLWQRYFGGSGEDHPYSTQQTSDGGYIVAGATGSLDGHITGNHGSFDFWIVKLDDTGNIQWQKPLGGSDFDEAYSIQQTADSGYIIAGMIFSADGNITGYHGNNDAWIVKLSSTQLNTGETQLINKPIIYPNPAKDMIHLDHLPAETVVHITDMSGRNRFTQKYKEKKINIPVSQFNNSVYLIQVQHQGKIILSDKLIIRKQ; encoded by the coding sequence TTATTTTCTCTTATCATTTATTCCTTTCTGCCGGCACAGACCTCCCCTGCTATACAATGGCAGAAATCACTGGGTGGAAGCCAGGGAGAGCATGCAAAATCTGTCCAGCAAACCTCAGATGGAGGTTATATTGTTGCCGGATTATCTAATTCTACTGACGGAGATGTGACGGGAAATCATGGAGGTTCTGATTACTGGATTGTAAAACTGGATGCCTCAGGAACGATACAATGGCAAAAATCACTGGGTGGAAGTTCTAATGACAACGCCAATTTTATTCAGCAAACCTCTGACGGAGGATATATTATTGCGGGAGAATCTAATTCCAACGACGGAGATGTGACAGGAAATCATGGAAATTTTGATTACTGGATCGTGAAATTAGATGCTTCAGGAACTCTGCAATGGCAAAAATCATTAGGTGGAAGTAATCAGGATGTGGCCAATTGTATCCGACAAACTACCGACGGCGGCTATATCGTTGCCGGTGAATCTTATTCTACCAACGGAGATGTCACAGGAAATCATGGAATTTCCGATTACTGGATTGTAAAATTAGACGCCTCAGGAACTATGCAATGGCAGAAGTCACTGGGCGGAACTTCTTATGAAGGAGCAAATTCAATCCAACAGACTTCTGACGGAGGATATATTTTGGCAGGCACAGGTAGTTCTACTAATGGAGACATTAGTATAAATTATGGAAACGGAGATTTTTGGATCGTAAAATTAGATGCCTCAGGAATGATACAATGGGAGAAATCATTAATGGGTAATCTTGCTGATACTGCACAGTCTATCCAACAAACATCAGATGGAGGATATATTGTTGCGGGCATGTCTAATTCTACAAACTCTGAAATACCGCTAATGTTTGGAACATCTAATTATTGTGTGGCAAAATTAGATTCTAATGGAAATACATTATGGCAAAGATATTTTGGGGGCAGCGGTGAAGATCACCCCTATTCTACCCAACAAACTTCTGACGGAGGATATATTGTCGCCGGGGCAACTGGTTCTTTAGATGGTCATATTACAGGAAATCATGGAAGTTTCGATTTCTGGATCGTAAAATTAGATGACACAGGAAACATACAATGGCAGAAACCATTGGGTGGAAGTGATTTTGATGAAGCCTATTCCATTCAGCAGACAGCTGATAGCGGATATATAATCGCAGGTATGATTTTTTCTGCAGACGGGAACATTACGGGTTACCACGGAAACAATGACGCCTGGATTGTCAAATTAAGTTCCACCCAATTAAACACTGGAGAAACTCAACTTATTAATAAGCCCATTATCTATCCTAATCCGGCAAAAGATATGATCCATCTGGATCATCTTCCCGCAGAAACGGTTGTACATATTACCGATATGTCCGGAAGAAATCGTTTCACCCAAAAATACAAAGAGAAAAAGATCAACATCCCTGTTTCTCAATTCAACAATAGCGTGTATCTTATTCAGGTTCAGCATCAGGGGAAAATTATTTTATCCGACAAACTGATCATAAGAAAACAATAA
- a CDS encoding biopolymer transporter ExbD, protein MAEVIAQEKSGGKQKKKLIRVDMTPMVDLGFLLITFFMFTTNFTKPNVMDLGLPAKDPNPHPIDIPHIGDKNQVTFILGKDNRVFYHQSNEKDLNSGNLKETDFSGVKISQIISEAYKNAPVPENFTVIVKPTDEANYKNFVDILDNIAISKKERYGVTDIKPWEKKVYTELTK, encoded by the coding sequence ATGGCTGAAGTAATTGCACAAGAAAAATCAGGAGGCAAACAAAAGAAAAAACTAATCCGGGTAGATATGACCCCAATGGTAGATTTGGGATTTCTACTAATCACCTTCTTCATGTTCACTACCAATTTTACAAAACCCAATGTAATGGATCTGGGACTTCCGGCAAAGGACCCCAATCCGCATCCAATAGATATTCCTCATATTGGAGATAAAAATCAGGTTACCTTTATATTAGGAAAGGACAACAGAGTATTTTACCACCAAAGTAATGAGAAGGATCTCAATTCCGGGAATTTAAAGGAAACGGATTTCAGTGGAGTGAAAATCTCACAGATTATTTCTGAAGCCTATAAAAACGCACCGGTACCTGAAAACTTTACCGTTATTGTAAAACCAACCGATGAAGCTAATTATAAGAATTTTGTAGATATCCTGGACAATATTGCGATCTCTAAAAAAGAAAGATATGGCGTTACTGATATAAAACCCTGGGAAAAGAAAGTGTATACAGAATTAACCAAATAA